From the genome of Cognaticolwellia beringensis, one region includes:
- a CDS encoding cation diffusion facilitator family transporter: MPENKIDSNQYAYLVKLAAFAATTTAMILVVLKLYAYFVTDASAMLASATDSILDLFASIMNVVILRFALAPADKEHKFGHGKAESLAGLVQAAFVLGSALLLVFNGVDRIINPQEVVRTEVGIVVSIIAIVMTLMLVILQKYVINQTKSVAISADALHYQSDLILNLGVLAALFLSQGYWLQADGFFTVAVAIFLLIGAGKIIWTSVHQLMDHELTAEELSIIKKIVLAHEGTHGLHELRTRQAGPDRFIQFHLELDGELSLLEAHTIGEAIEVEIIEALAPCEVFIHHDPLSAANHHQATDEIKRV; encoded by the coding sequence GTGCCGGAAAACAAGATAGATTCCAACCAATATGCATACTTGGTTAAGTTGGCAGCTTTTGCAGCAACAACAACCGCCATGATATTAGTGGTGTTGAAGCTTTATGCGTATTTTGTCACTGATGCTAGCGCGATGCTGGCGTCTGCCACCGACTCAATTTTGGATTTATTTGCCTCCATTATGAATGTGGTCATTTTACGTTTCGCTTTGGCCCCTGCCGATAAAGAACATAAATTTGGCCATGGTAAAGCGGAAAGCCTAGCAGGATTAGTACAAGCAGCATTTGTTCTCGGTTCAGCGTTATTACTGGTATTTAATGGTGTCGATCGCATTATTAACCCTCAAGAAGTTGTTCGCACGGAAGTCGGTATTGTTGTGTCAATTATCGCCATTGTTATGACCTTAATGTTGGTCATATTGCAAAAATATGTCATTAACCAAACAAAGTCTGTCGCCATAAGCGCCGATGCTTTGCATTATCAATCTGATTTAATTCTGAACTTAGGTGTGCTTGCGGCACTATTTTTAAGTCAAGGCTATTGGTTACAGGCTGATGGGTTTTTTACCGTTGCAGTCGCTATATTCCTATTGATTGGTGCCGGTAAAATAATCTGGACCAGTGTCCATCAATTAATGGATCATGAACTTACCGCAGAAGAGCTTAGCATTATAAAGAAAATTGTTTTGGCACATGAAGGTACGCATGGCTTACATGAGTTAAGAACGCGACAAGCAGGGCCCGATCGTTTTATACAGTTTCATTTAGAATTAGATGGTGAGTTGTCTTTGTTAGAAGCTCATACCATAGGTGAGGCTATTGAAGTTGAAATTATTGAGGCGCTAGCCCCTTGCGAAGTTTTTATTCACCACGACCCTTTGTCAGCAGCCAACCATCATCAAGCTACAGATGAAATAAAACGAGTATAG
- the gpmM gene encoding 2,3-bisphosphoglycerate-independent phosphoglycerate mutase, translated as MPNKKSTVLIILDGWGYRENTESNAIFHANTPVLDNLMANKPNMLIETSGMAVGLPDGQMGNSEVGHVNLGAGRIVYQDFTRITKAIKDKEFQSNPTLVNAVENAVSNNKAIHVFGLLSPGGVHSHEDHIFAMLEMAAEKGATAIYLHAFLDGRDTPPRSAEASLIKAQEKFAQLGCGQVASVIGRYYAMDRDQRWDRVESAYNLMVSGQAEYQYSKATDALHAAYERDENDEFVKASAITNAKGDVIQVQDGDAMIFMNFRADRARQFTRCFTDPEFSGFKRKTQPKLGGFVMLTEYAADIDAPCAFPKVELHNVLGEWLEKHDKTQLRISETEKYAHVTFFFSGGKEDTFKGEERILVPSPQVATYDLQPEMNSTLLTDKLVAAIESGDHDFIVCNYPNGDMVGHTGDFNAAVKACEAVDACIGRIVTALAKTGSECLITADHGNAEQMMDNVSGQAHTAHTCEPVPLIYVGRNATMAKTGALSDIAPTVLSLMNMAQPEEMTGSNLLKLT; from the coding sequence ATGCCAAACAAGAAGTCTACCGTTCTTATTATTCTAGATGGTTGGGGATATAGAGAAAACACAGAATCAAATGCTATTTTTCATGCCAATACCCCAGTATTAGATAACTTAATGGCGAATAAGCCCAATATGCTGATTGAAACCTCTGGCATGGCGGTTGGTTTACCTGATGGGCAAATGGGTAACTCTGAGGTTGGCCATGTCAACTTAGGCGCTGGACGTATTGTTTATCAAGACTTCACTCGTATTACCAAAGCAATTAAAGATAAAGAATTTCAAAGTAACCCTACACTAGTTAATGCAGTAGAAAATGCCGTAAGTAACAACAAAGCGATTCACGTTTTTGGTCTATTATCTCCCGGTGGCGTCCATAGCCATGAAGACCATATTTTTGCCATGTTAGAAATGGCGGCTGAAAAAGGCGCTACGGCGATTTATTTACATGCTTTTTTAGATGGTCGTGACACACCACCGCGCAGTGCAGAAGCTTCACTGATAAAAGCCCAAGAGAAATTTGCCCAGCTCGGCTGTGGACAAGTCGCCTCAGTTATTGGCCGTTATTATGCTATGGACCGAGACCAACGTTGGGATCGCGTCGAATCCGCTTATAATTTAATGGTTTCAGGTCAGGCCGAATACCAATACAGCAAAGCAACTGACGCTTTACATGCGGCTTACGAACGTGATGAAAATGACGAATTCGTTAAAGCTTCAGCAATTACCAACGCCAAGGGTGACGTTATTCAAGTGCAAGACGGCGATGCCATGATATTTATGAATTTTCGAGCCGATCGTGCACGTCAATTTACCCGCTGTTTTACAGACCCCGAATTTTCAGGCTTTAAGCGTAAAACACAGCCTAAACTCGGTGGCTTCGTGATGTTAACTGAATATGCGGCTGATATTGATGCACCCTGTGCATTTCCAAAGGTCGAACTTCACAACGTATTAGGCGAATGGCTTGAGAAACATGACAAAACCCAACTGCGAATTTCAGAAACTGAAAAATATGCACACGTAACCTTTTTTTTCAGCGGTGGTAAAGAAGATACTTTTAAAGGCGAAGAGCGCATATTAGTCCCTTCTCCACAAGTCGCCACTTATGATTTACAGCCAGAAATGAATTCTACCCTATTAACCGACAAGTTAGTGGCAGCCATAGAAAGCGGCGATCACGACTTTATTGTTTGTAATTATCCAAATGGTGATATGGTGGGTCATACCGGTGATTTTAATGCCGCCGTAAAAGCTTGTGAAGCCGTCGACGCTTGTATCGGTAGAATAGTTACCGCCTTAGCAAAAACGGGCAGTGAGTGTTTAATTACCGCTGATCACGGCAACGCAGAACAAATGATGGACAACGTTTCAGGACAAGCCCATACCGCGCATACCTGTGAACCTGTTCCGTTAATTTATGTTGGTAGAAACGCAACAATGGCAAAAACTGGCGCGCTCAGTGATATAGCCCCGACGGTTTTATCATTAATGAACATGGCACAACCCGAAGAAATGACAGGAAGTAACTTATTAAAGTTAACTTAA
- a CDS encoding rhodanese-like domain-containing protein — protein MDQLITFAMSQPLLSAAWLVIVLMIIVITIKIQMSPIKQLSTQQMTFLINRESGVVVDSRSEKDFKAGHIVDAVHLGNEKVTKNDFTSLEKHKDKPIIIVCSAGMSASKVANQLAKAGFTRVSILKGGMSAWLSAGLPVTK, from the coding sequence ATGGATCAACTTATCACTTTCGCAATGAGTCAGCCTTTACTTAGCGCTGCTTGGCTGGTTATTGTTTTAATGATTATTGTCATTACTATTAAAATTCAAATGTCGCCTATTAAGCAATTAAGTACACAACAAATGACTTTTTTAATTAATAGAGAGTCGGGCGTTGTGGTTGATAGCCGAAGCGAAAAAGACTTTAAAGCCGGCCACATTGTTGATGCTGTGCACCTTGGTAATGAAAAAGTCACTAAAAATGACTTCACTAGTCTTGAAAAACATAAAGATAAACCCATTATTATAGTATGTAGTGCTGGTATGAGTGCAAGCAAAGTAGCTAATCAACTAGCAAAAGCGGGCTTCACTCGAGTAAGTATACTCAAAGGTGGAATGAGTGCATGGTTAAGTGCGGGTTTACCGGTAACTAAGTAG
- the trmL gene encoding tRNA (uridine(34)/cytosine(34)/5-carboxymethylaminomethyluridine(34)-2'-O)-methyltransferase TrmL → MLDVVLFQPQIPPNTGNIIRLCANTGFRLHLIEPLGFDLEDKKLRRAGLDYHEFAALKRHANYQSFIESEQPKRVLAVTTKSTGYYGDISFQTGDYLLFGSETGGLPEDVRQQIPNQDKIRIPMLKDSRSMNLSNATAVIVYEAWRQLGFENSV, encoded by the coding sequence ATGTTAGATGTCGTTTTATTTCAACCTCAAATTCCACCCAACACTGGCAATATTATCCGCCTATGTGCTAATACTGGTTTTAGATTACATCTCATTGAGCCGCTCGGCTTTGACCTAGAAGATAAAAAATTGCGCCGAGCGGGTTTAGATTACCATGAGTTTGCCGCCCTAAAACGCCATGCAAACTATCAAAGTTTTATTGAATCTGAACAACCTAAGCGTGTGTTAGCTGTTACAACAAAGTCAACTGGCTATTACGGTGACATCAGCTTTCAGACCGGTGATTATCTGTTATTTGGCTCTGAAACAGGCGGTTTACCGGAAGATGTTAGGCAACAAATTCCCAATCAAGACAAAATCAGGATCCCCATGTTAAAAGACAGCCGTAGTATGAATTTATCCAACGCTACCGCTGTAATTGTTTATGAGGCTTGGCGTCAATTAGGTTTTGAAAATTCGGTGTAG
- a CDS encoding murein hydrolase activator EnvC family protein: MNINNPILKHSRFNAGYAFFIGLMLMCLSLNAFAQANTNNSAKTNQQLSDIQQAINQQKLNLSSTNVKISDLEQQLKTDDLAIGKIAKNLANTSSKLAATREKLGQLSTEKKQLELAKKQQEQILAKQLRAAYSTGHHDYIKLILNQEKPSSVQRTITHYQYLNTARIKEIEAFKSTITQLNDVTQQYQQQAEQLTQLTQTQSQQKQILELSKTKQKQTLAALNKKALTGQQKLAKLEREESALVSLLKKMAADAEKAKRAKNLVGLSKLKHKLSWPVKGRINHSFGSSKQGYLKWKGVFLSAPIGREVKTIHNGTILFSDWLKGYGLVTVVDHGDGYMSLYGHNQALLKSVGDRVEAGEPIALVGQSGGQTNSGLYFEIRHTGIAVNPKLWCK; the protein is encoded by the coding sequence GTGAATATCAACAACCCAATATTGAAACATAGCCGGTTTAACGCTGGCTATGCTTTTTTTATTGGGCTAATGTTGATGTGCTTATCGCTTAATGCTTTTGCGCAAGCAAACACAAATAACAGTGCAAAAACAAACCAACAACTTTCTGACATTCAACAAGCTATCAATCAACAAAAACTAAACCTTTCAAGTACTAATGTTAAAATTAGTGATCTAGAGCAACAGTTAAAAACTGATGATCTGGCGATAGGGAAAATTGCCAAGAATTTAGCTAACACCTCAAGTAAATTAGCAGCAACACGTGAGAAACTCGGCCAGCTAAGTACAGAAAAAAAGCAACTCGAACTCGCTAAAAAACAACAAGAACAGATATTAGCTAAGCAACTGCGAGCTGCCTATTCGACAGGTCATCACGACTATATAAAGCTAATACTTAATCAAGAAAAACCCAGTAGCGTTCAGCGTACTATTACCCACTATCAATACCTTAATACAGCGCGTATTAAAGAAATTGAAGCCTTTAAAAGTACGATTACGCAATTAAATGACGTCACCCAACAATACCAACAACAAGCTGAACAATTAACGCAATTAACACAAACCCAAAGCCAGCAAAAACAAATTCTCGAACTGTCGAAAACAAAACAAAAACAAACCTTAGCAGCGCTAAATAAAAAGGCTCTGACTGGCCAACAAAAGTTAGCCAAGTTAGAACGTGAAGAGTCAGCATTAGTTAGCTTGTTGAAAAAAATGGCCGCTGATGCAGAGAAAGCAAAAAGGGCGAAAAACTTAGTCGGATTAAGTAAATTAAAGCATAAACTCAGTTGGCCTGTTAAAGGGAGAATTAATCATAGTTTTGGCTCAAGCAAGCAAGGCTATTTAAAATGGAAAGGGGTATTTCTTTCAGCCCCTATTGGCCGAGAAGTCAAAACTATTCATAACGGCACTATTTTATTCTCAGATTGGCTAAAAGGTTATGGACTGGTCACCGTTGTTGATCATGGTGATGGTTACATGAGCTTATATGGTCATAACCAAGCATTACTTAAGTCTGTTGGCGATCGTGTAGAGGCAGGTGAGCCCATAGCCTTAGTTGGCCAAAGTGGTGGCCAAACCAATTCAGGCCTTTACTTTGAAATTAGACACACCGGTATCGCTGTGAACCCAAAACTCTGGTGTAAGTAA
- a CDS encoding divergent polysaccharide deacetylase family protein — translation MLRLLPKFLLTLSLLFPTLLYAQTAQVAIIIDDIGYRKSDAQALYLPGNISYAILPHTPYGKKLALKAQAKNKDVILHIPMEAKNGKKLGPGALTSTMNENGIRESLTNAFDEIPFALGINNHMGSKLTELYQPMAWTMQFLSERNLMFIDSVTTSASQAEKVAISFGVPSLHRHIFLDNKLEHNYIRRQFKQLIRDAKRYQTVVAIAHPHPETISALLKFLPLLEQNNVELVPISKLLSNKIALLNQQINAED, via the coding sequence GTGCTTCGATTACTGCCTAAATTCCTGCTGACACTAAGCTTACTCTTCCCTACTTTACTTTATGCTCAAACAGCGCAAGTAGCGATTATTATTGACGATATTGGCTATCGAAAAAGCGATGCACAAGCGCTTTATTTACCTGGAAATATCAGCTATGCCATTCTTCCTCATACCCCTTATGGCAAAAAACTCGCGTTAAAAGCACAAGCGAAAAACAAAGATGTTATTTTGCATATTCCCATGGAAGCCAAAAATGGTAAGAAGTTAGGGCCTGGCGCATTAACCAGCACAATGAACGAAAATGGGATTCGCGAAAGCTTAACCAATGCTTTTGATGAAATCCCTTTCGCCTTAGGTATTAACAACCATATGGGCAGTAAACTCACCGAGTTATATCAACCCATGGCTTGGACTATGCAGTTTCTAAGTGAACGAAACTTAATGTTTATTGATAGTGTAACAACCAGCGCCAGCCAAGCTGAAAAAGTGGCCATAAGTTTTGGCGTGCCAAGCTTACATCGCCATATTTTTCTCGATAATAAATTGGAACATAACTATATTCGCCGGCAATTTAAACAGTTAATTCGAGACGCTAAGCGTTATCAAACCGTTGTTGCAATAGCTCACCCTCATCCTGAAACAATCAGTGCATTACTTAAATTCTTACCATTACTTGAGCAAAATAATGTCGAGCTAGTACCAATATCCAAGTTACTTAGCAATAAAATAGCATTGCTTAACCAGCAAATAAACGCTGAAGATTAA
- a CDS encoding patatin-like phospholipase family protein, translated as MVDIVPILAGGGTRLPAHIGVLQALEDLHIDFSHIVGVSGGSIIASFYAAGLSIPEMKHIALTTNYNQFKGFSIVSLIRNGGLSSGDVFEQWVDNHLDGKTFNDLNCNLHIVATDVKTGRPVIFDRKRTPGMKVSLAVRFSMSIPLVFSFKKFGNHLMVDGSILSEDALHRDWAMDGTPVLCFRLRGEHEYDELKTDGMFPIINYVTLLIRTFMTTISREYINDAFWHNTIIINAGLSSAVDFGMSEEKKLELFDVGYQTAMEIVPMKAKL; from the coding sequence ATGGTGGATATAGTGCCTATTTTAGCTGGGGGAGGAACACGGTTACCCGCTCATATTGGCGTTCTGCAAGCGTTAGAAGATTTACATATCGACTTTTCTCATATTGTTGGCGTTTCGGGGGGCAGTATTATTGCCAGCTTTTACGCCGCAGGGCTATCGATACCAGAAATGAAGCATATTGCGCTAACGACAAATTATAATCAATTTAAAGGCTTCTCAATTGTAAGTTTAATTCGTAATGGTGGCTTAAGTTCTGGCGATGTTTTTGAACAATGGGTCGATAATCATCTAGATGGAAAAACTTTTAACGACCTTAATTGCAATCTACATATAGTAGCTACAGATGTAAAAACAGGCCGCCCGGTTATTTTCGATCGAAAAAGAACACCAGGTATGAAGGTGTCTTTGGCCGTGCGTTTTTCTATGTCTATACCGCTCGTATTCAGCTTTAAAAAGTTTGGTAACCACTTAATGGTTGATGGCAGTATTTTATCAGAAGATGCCTTGCACAGAGATTGGGCAATGGATGGCACACCGGTGCTGTGCTTTCGTCTGCGTGGTGAACATGAATATGACGAGCTAAAAACTGATGGCATGTTTCCTATTATAAACTACGTAACACTGCTAATTCGCACTTTCATGACAACGATATCGCGCGAGTATATCAATGACGCATTCTGGCATAACACTATTATTATCAATGCGGGCTTATCCTCTGCTGTAGACTTTGGGATGAGCGAAGAAAAGAAACTCGAATTATTTGATGTCGGCTACCAAACTGCCATGGAAATTGTGCCGATGAAAGCTAAACTTTAA
- a CDS encoding alpha/beta fold hydrolase produces MANNISAESKRALTLEKTIAIATFWQSVQQASFTTDDNISIAYATNFKRPEQPYIVIVPGRSESYLKYQELAFDLDNQGYDSVIIDHRGQGLSARLTPNRLQGYIEKFDQYAEDLHQLLNLILPERYPQHKQHAYMLAHSMGGAIALRYLQLYPNNIKALTLSSPMIAISRGGTPDWLAKSLIKTGSMLNRWLSDTPWYFFGQNDINKSTFDENRLMHSAPRFERFQALYHEQPELKLGGVTFNWLEQAIINSDNLLNDIDKLSLPIQMLQAGSEHIVDNDAQTSFCQQLYKSNSNACPEGKPVIISGAYHELFFELDKYRDSAIDHTIAWFKLHQ; encoded by the coding sequence ATGGCTAATAATATTAGCGCAGAGAGTAAGCGAGCACTCACACTAGAAAAAACAATCGCTATTGCAACCTTCTGGCAATCAGTGCAGCAAGCGTCATTCACAACCGACGACAATATTAGTATTGCTTATGCGACTAATTTTAAACGTCCTGAACAGCCTTACATTGTTATCGTACCTGGCCGTTCGGAGAGTTACCTGAAATACCAAGAGTTAGCTTTCGATCTCGATAATCAGGGCTATGATAGCGTGATCATAGATCATCGTGGACAAGGACTCTCAGCGCGTTTAACACCTAACCGCTTACAAGGCTATATCGAGAAGTTTGATCAATACGCCGAGGATTTGCATCAACTACTCAACCTTATTCTACCTGAGCGATATCCTCAACATAAGCAACACGCATATATGCTTGCTCATTCAATGGGCGGAGCGATAGCTTTAAGATACTTACAACTTTATCCAAATAATATCAAAGCACTAACGTTAAGCTCACCCATGATAGCAATATCACGTGGTGGTACACCGGATTGGCTTGCAAAATCTCTAATAAAAACCGGTTCAATGCTAAACCGTTGGTTATCTGATACACCATGGTATTTTTTCGGCCAAAACGATATCAATAAAAGTACATTTGATGAAAATCGTTTAATGCATTCAGCGCCACGTTTTGAGCGTTTTCAAGCCTTGTACCACGAACAACCAGAGTTAAAACTTGGCGGCGTAACATTTAACTGGTTAGAGCAAGCTATTATCAATTCAGACAATTTACTCAATGATATTGATAAATTGTCGCTACCGATACAAATGTTACAAGCCGGTAGTGAACACATTGTAGATAATGATGCGCAAACCAGTTTTTGCCAACAGCTATATAAAAGCAATAGTAACGCTTGCCCCGAGGGTAAACCCGTCATCATATCTGGCGCCTATCACGAGCTTTTTTTTGAACTCGATAAATACCGTGATAGCGCCATAGATCATACCATCGCGTGGTTTAAGCTACACCAATAA
- a CDS encoding S1 family peptidase yields MNRLLPSLIIIGLYFSSIAQANLVDTVSMVKPSVVGIGIYTPTGRQKNQLFGTGFVIGDGRYIVTNNHVIDKELDDNLLQKLAVFTGKGPAAKVRLAKLIATDEEHDLAILKIEGRPLPALTLATSNFLSEGSSIAFTGFPIGAVLGLYPVTHRGIIAAVTPTIIPVDDSRQISIAMLKRLRDPYLVYQLDATAYPGNSGSAMYDVKTGEVVGIINKVFVQESKETVISKPSGITYAIPVKYLHVLLKKHNINS; encoded by the coding sequence ATGAACCGTTTATTACCATCATTAATAATCATTGGACTTTATTTTAGTTCGATAGCACAAGCTAACTTAGTAGATACCGTTAGCATGGTCAAGCCATCCGTGGTTGGTATTGGCATTTATACCCCGACAGGCAGACAGAAAAACCAACTTTTTGGTACGGGCTTTGTTATTGGCGATGGTCGTTATATCGTTACTAACAATCATGTTATTGATAAAGAGTTAGATGATAATTTATTACAAAAGTTAGCTGTATTTACCGGTAAAGGGCCCGCAGCGAAAGTTAGGTTAGCTAAGTTGATTGCGACCGACGAAGAACACGATTTAGCCATTCTTAAAATTGAAGGGCGACCATTACCTGCTCTGACATTAGCGACGAGTAACTTTCTTAGTGAAGGTAGTAGCATTGCGTTTACTGGCTTCCCTATTGGTGCCGTGCTTGGACTTTATCCTGTTACACATAGGGGTATTATTGCTGCCGTAACGCCAACTATTATTCCCGTTGATGACTCAAGACAAATTAGTATTGCTATGCTTAAAAGATTAAGAGACCCCTATTTAGTTTATCAGTTGGACGCAACGGCTTATCCTGGCAACAGTGGTAGTGCTATGTATGATGTTAAAACGGGTGAAGTTGTCGGTATTATTAATAAGGTTTTTGTACAGGAAAGTAAAGAGACTGTGATCAGTAAACCAAGCGGTATTACTTATGCCATACCTGTGAAATATCTGCATGTGCTACTTAAAAAACATAATATAAATAGTTAG
- the grxC gene encoding glutaredoxin 3: MMAVDIYTKATCFYCMRAKALFADMNVAYNEIKIDGDAPLRDKMIKRSQGASTVPQIFINNAHIGGCDDLFALHAQGKLASLLASE; encoded by the coding sequence ATAATGGCAGTTGATATATATACTAAAGCGACTTGTTTTTATTGCATGAGAGCGAAAGCCTTATTTGCTGATATGAACGTTGCTTACAATGAAATAAAAATTGACGGTGATGCACCACTGCGTGACAAAATGATCAAACGCAGTCAGGGCGCTTCAACCGTGCCACAAATATTTATTAACAATGCCCATATTGGCGGTTGTGACGATTTATTTGCATTACATGCGCAAGGAAAATTAGCTTCACTTTTAGCCTCAGAGTAA
- the secB gene encoding protein-export chaperone SecB gives MADEIQNGAEATTEQQAPQFAIQRVYTKDISFETPNSPAIFQKDWKPEVQLDIDTKSTKLADDTYEVTLSLTVTATVEEQTAFLAEVQQAGIFTIGNLPEAQLAHTIGAFCPTTLFPYAREAVANLVSRGSFPQINLAPVNFEALFANYVQQRAAQANAEQAPTSTETH, from the coding sequence ATGGCTGACGAAATTCAAAACGGCGCAGAAGCGACTACAGAGCAACAAGCACCACAATTTGCTATTCAACGCGTTTACACGAAAGATATCTCATTTGAAACACCAAATTCACCGGCAATTTTTCAAAAAGATTGGAAGCCTGAAGTCCAGTTAGATATTGATACTAAATCGACTAAACTTGCTGATGATACTTATGAAGTGACGTTATCATTGACGGTTACTGCTACAGTTGAAGAACAAACGGCTTTTCTAGCTGAAGTACAACAAGCCGGTATTTTCACCATTGGTAATCTTCCTGAAGCGCAGCTAGCACATACTATTGGTGCATTTTGCCCAACAACATTATTCCCATATGCTCGCGAAGCTGTTGCCAACTTAGTTAGTCGTGGTTCATTCCCACAAATTAACTTAGCTCCGGTAAACTTTGAAGCATTATTCGCAAATTATGTACAACAACGTGCAGCACAAGCGAATGCAGAACAAGCACCAACAAGCACAGAAACTCACTAG
- the gpsA gene encoding NAD(P)H-dependent glycerol-3-phosphate dehydrogenase, with translation MSPVLADISVIGAGSYGTALAICLARNGHKTLLWARDENHVAEMASTRANEKYLPGSKFPEALVVSNDLANVVAASKNILLVVPSHVFGEMLTQIKPFLRKDARLVWATKGLEHDTGRLLQDVAREILGDDISLAVLSGPTFAKEMAAGLPTAISLSSTDDAFVDDISNLLHCERTFRVYSNKDFIGVQLGGAVKNVIAIGAGMADGIGFGANARTALITRGLAEMTRLGCALNAEPSTFMGMAGLGDLVLTCTDNQSRNRRFGLALGAGAGVEQAIADIGQVVEGYRNTKEVYMLAQRMGVEMPIVEQVYQVLYCGKDARLAAADLLSRDRKFE, from the coding sequence ATGAGTCCTGTTCTTGCCGACATTTCAGTTATTGGCGCTGGCTCTTATGGTACAGCGCTAGCAATATGCTTAGCGCGTAATGGCCATAAAACACTGCTTTGGGCACGTGATGAAAATCACGTTGCTGAAATGGCGAGTACGCGTGCTAATGAAAAATATTTACCGGGTAGCAAGTTTCCTGAAGCATTAGTGGTTAGTAATGATTTAGCCAATGTAGTCGCTGCCAGTAAAAATATTTTATTAGTGGTACCTAGCCATGTTTTTGGTGAAATGTTGACGCAAATAAAGCCTTTTTTGAGAAAAGATGCCCGTTTAGTCTGGGCAACTAAAGGTTTAGAGCACGATACAGGGCGCTTATTGCAAGACGTAGCACGAGAAATTTTAGGTGACGATATATCGTTAGCTGTGCTTTCTGGACCTACCTTTGCAAAAGAAATGGCAGCAGGATTACCAACCGCGATATCTTTATCTTCAACAGATGATGCCTTCGTTGATGACATATCGAATTTATTGCACTGTGAGCGCACTTTTCGTGTTTACAGTAATAAAGACTTTATTGGTGTGCAACTAGGTGGCGCGGTTAAAAATGTTATTGCGATTGGCGCAGGCATGGCTGATGGCATTGGCTTTGGTGCTAATGCACGTACTGCTTTGATCACTCGTGGCCTAGCAGAAATGACTCGTTTAGGTTGTGCGCTAAACGCAGAGCCTTCAACATTTATGGGCATGGCAGGGTTAGGTGATTTAGTTTTAACTTGTACCGATAACCAGTCACGTAATCGGCGCTTTGGCTTAGCTTTAGGTGCTGGCGCAGGCGTAGAACAGGCTATTGCAGATATTGGTCAAGTGGTAGAAGGTTATCGCAATACCAAAGAAGTCTATATGCTGGCCCAGCGAATGGGCGTTGAAATGCCGATCGTAGAGCAGGTTTATCAAGTGCTTTATTGCGGTAAAGATGCCAGATTAGCCGCAGCAGATTTATTATCACGCGATCGTAAATTCGAATAG